In Polynucleobacter arcticus, the following proteins share a genomic window:
- the rfaE1 gene encoding D-glycero-beta-D-manno-heptose-7-phosphate kinase, which translates to MEKANREQFSKARLLVVGDVMLDRYWFGDTNRISPEAPVPVVQVSKIDERLGGAANVARNVAALGAKTTILGVIGDDEAGHRVSDLLKSSDVDSQLEVDAKVPTIVKLRVIARQQQLIRLDFEEAPSESALAHKLERYEKLISDADVVILSDYGKGALGQVALMIEQARAQKKMILVDPKGDDYLKYRGATVLTPNRSELRQVVGQWTSEEDLTKRAQDLRKSLNLEALLLTRSEEGMSLFTDSGVSHVKAQAREVFDVSGAGDTVIGTLAVALAAGWPLEKAMALANRAGGIVVGKLGTATVTSEELQ; encoded by the coding sequence GTGGAAAAAGCGAACCGAGAACAATTTTCTAAAGCCCGTCTATTAGTGGTGGGTGATGTCATGCTCGATCGCTATTGGTTTGGTGATACAAATCGTATTTCTCCTGAGGCTCCCGTTCCAGTGGTTCAGGTAAGTAAGATTGATGAGCGTTTAGGTGGTGCTGCTAACGTGGCTCGTAACGTAGCCGCCCTAGGTGCAAAAACGACGATCTTGGGTGTGATTGGTGATGATGAAGCAGGCCATCGAGTTTCTGATCTACTGAAGTCCAGTGACGTCGATAGTCAGCTGGAGGTAGATGCGAAAGTACCTACTATTGTGAAATTACGAGTGATTGCAAGGCAGCAGCAATTGATTCGTTTAGACTTTGAAGAGGCACCTAGTGAGTCAGCTTTAGCGCATAAGTTAGAGCGTTATGAAAAGCTCATAAGTGATGCTGACGTAGTTATTTTGTCTGACTATGGCAAAGGTGCCTTAGGTCAAGTGGCTCTAATGATTGAGCAGGCTAGAGCTCAAAAGAAAATGATCTTAGTCGATCCAAAGGGCGACGACTACCTCAAATATCGTGGTGCTACTGTACTGACCCCGAATCGAAGTGAACTACGCCAGGTTGTGGGACAGTGGACAAGTGAAGAAGATCTCACAAAGAGGGCGCAAGATCTTAGAAAATCCTTAAACCTCGAGGCGCTGCTACTTACTCGCTCTGAAGAAGGCATGAGTTTGTTTACTGACTCGGGTGTGAGTCATGTAAAAGCCCAGGCACGAGAAGTGTTTGATGTATCAGGCGCAGGTGATACGGTGATTGGTACTCTCGCTGTCGCATTGGCAGCCGGGTGGCCGCTAGAAAAAGCAATGGCTTTAGCTAACCGTGCCGGCGGCATCGTGGTGGGTAAATTGGGAACAGCCACCGTTACTTCTGAGGAGTTGCAATGA
- a CDS encoding UDP-glucose dehydrogenase family protein yields the protein MKVTIIGSGYVGLVTGACLAEQGNNVFCVDVDPKKIAILNSGGVPIYEPGLKEMIERNRAAGRLQFSTDIAASVAHGDIQFIAVGTPPDEDGSADLQYVVAAARNIGLHMITPKVIVDKSTVPVGTADKVSAAITEELNKRGLSPELCSVVSNPEFLKEGAAVEDFMRPDRIVIGTQTTPAGMRAKEQMRKLYAPFNRHHERTYYMDVRSAELTKYAANAMLATRISFMNELANLADLVGADIEAVRQGIGSDSRIGYGFLYSGTGYGGSCFPKDVSALSKTAIEHGRDLKILDAVEAVNEAQKYILVEKIEKRFGKDLSGKKFALWGLAFKPNTDDMREAPSRVIIQELIKRGAQIVAHDPVAMPEAQHCFDADFKGNPEGLKKVSLVDDPMAAVDGCDALVIVTEWKAFRSPDFDLLKAKLKTPIIFDGRNLYEPQAMQELGIEYQGIGRHN from the coding sequence TTGAAAGTTACGATCATTGGCAGTGGGTACGTAGGTCTCGTTACTGGCGCTTGCTTAGCGGAACAAGGTAACAATGTCTTTTGCGTTGACGTGGACCCTAAAAAGATTGCGATTTTGAACTCTGGTGGCGTACCGATTTATGAGCCAGGGCTCAAAGAGATGATTGAGCGCAATCGCGCTGCTGGCAGACTTCAATTCTCAACGGATATTGCTGCCTCTGTTGCACATGGCGATATTCAATTTATTGCTGTTGGTACCCCTCCAGATGAAGATGGCTCAGCTGATCTACAGTATGTTGTGGCAGCAGCTCGTAATATCGGCCTTCATATGATTACCCCTAAAGTGATCGTTGATAAATCTACTGTGCCAGTAGGTACCGCCGACAAGGTTTCTGCAGCGATTACTGAAGAGCTGAATAAAAGAGGACTCTCACCGGAGTTGTGCTCTGTAGTATCTAATCCAGAGTTCCTTAAAGAGGGTGCTGCAGTTGAAGACTTTATGCGTCCAGATCGCATTGTGATCGGCACGCAAACTACACCAGCTGGTATGCGCGCTAAAGAGCAAATGCGCAAACTCTATGCCCCGTTTAATCGCCACCATGAGCGTACCTATTACATGGATGTGAGGAGTGCAGAGCTCACCAAATACGCAGCCAATGCTATGTTAGCAACTCGTATCTCGTTTATGAACGAGTTGGCCAATCTAGCCGACTTAGTGGGTGCTGATATTGAAGCGGTGCGGCAAGGCATTGGGTCAGATTCCCGCATTGGTTATGGCTTTTTGTACTCTGGTACGGGTTACGGTGGATCTTGCTTTCCGAAAGATGTTTCAGCTTTATCCAAGACTGCAATTGAGCATGGTCGTGATCTCAAGATTTTGGATGCTGTAGAGGCTGTCAATGAAGCCCAAAAATATATCTTGGTTGAGAAAATTGAAAAACGCTTTGGCAAGGACCTATCAGGGAAGAAGTTCGCATTATGGGGTTTAGCATTTAAGCCCAATACAGACGATATGCGTGAAGCACCTAGTCGTGTGATTATTCAGGAGCTGATTAAGCGTGGCGCCCAAATTGTGGCCCATGATCCTGTGGCAATGCCTGAGGCTCAGCATTGCTTTGATGCAGACTTTAAAGGCAATCCCGAAGGTCTAAAAAAAGTGAGCTTGGTGGATGATCCCATGGCGGCAGTCGATGGCTGCGATGCTCTCGTAATCGTGACCGAGTGGAAAGCCTTCCGTAGTCCAGATTTTGATCTTCTGAAGGCTAAGCTCAAAACCCCGATTATTTTTGATGGCCGCAACCTATATGAGCCTCAAGCTATGCAAGAATTAGGTATTGAGTACCAAGGTATTGGCCGTCATAATTAA
- the lapB gene encoding lipopolysaccharide assembly protein LapB, with product MIQIATSWLLLLPVMFGIGWLASRWDLRLENRMDERERMRQQRSTFKGLSLLLNEQPDQAIETLVKIAQLDPETIELHFALGSLFRRRGETERAIRVHQHLANRDDLKPRDRDHAAYELGRDFLRAGLLDRAEASLNRVGVGKFAAPAKESLLEMYQIERDWKKAIIAASELEGLQGKSHHTEIAQFHCEIGQEALRRKDLPEVEQSVQLALQAVPHHARALILQGDYLIAMDRPAQAIEVWAMIAKTHPAYMHLLADRWMAAHTVLNKADEGLSALCELLKTQASGELLDIVQKHMTQIRGAQAAEVMLVEVMQHSPSLSALSKLAETRLALAESNGTPERVSDLQATLSLLKQRTTSLARYTCGNCGFRARRFYWQCPGCNHWEAYSPRRSEGSVSSGPSM from the coding sequence ATGATTCAGATTGCAACCTCCTGGTTACTGTTATTGCCGGTGATGTTTGGTATCGGCTGGTTGGCCTCGCGTTGGGATTTACGTCTTGAGAATCGCATGGATGAGCGCGAGCGCATGCGTCAGCAGCGCTCCACCTTTAAAGGCTTAAGCCTTTTGTTAAATGAACAGCCAGATCAGGCAATTGAAACTTTAGTCAAAATTGCTCAGCTTGATCCTGAGACTATTGAGCTGCACTTTGCTTTGGGTAGTTTATTCCGTCGCCGTGGTGAAACTGAGCGCGCGATTCGAGTTCACCAACATTTAGCGAATCGTGATGATCTAAAACCACGTGATCGCGACCATGCCGCCTATGAATTGGGTCGTGATTTTCTACGCGCTGGCTTATTGGATCGGGCTGAAGCATCATTAAATCGAGTGGGTGTAGGAAAGTTCGCCGCTCCAGCGAAAGAGAGTCTACTGGAGATGTACCAGATTGAGCGAGACTGGAAAAAAGCCATCATTGCCGCTAGCGAGCTCGAGGGCCTGCAAGGCAAGTCTCATCATACGGAGATTGCACAGTTTCATTGTGAGATTGGCCAAGAAGCATTGCGTCGTAAGGACTTGCCAGAGGTCGAGCAATCAGTTCAATTAGCATTACAAGCGGTCCCCCATCATGCACGTGCACTCATTTTGCAGGGCGATTATTTGATTGCTATGGATCGCCCGGCCCAGGCAATTGAGGTATGGGCGATGATTGCCAAGACGCATCCCGCTTATATGCACCTACTTGCAGATCGTTGGATGGCGGCACACACTGTACTAAATAAAGCGGATGAAGGTCTAAGTGCACTTTGTGAGTTATTAAAAACCCAGGCTTCTGGTGAGTTGTTAGATATCGTGCAAAAGCACATGACCCAAATTCGGGGTGCTCAAGCTGCTGAAGTGATGTTGGTGGAAGTGATGCAGCATTCGCCAAGCTTGAGCGCACTCTCGAAACTGGCAGAGACCCGTTTGGCTTTAGCGGAGAGTAATGGGACGCCAGAGAGAGTTTCTGATCTTCAAGCGACTCTTAGTTTGTTAAAGCAGCGAACTACGAGTTTGGCTCGGTATACCTGCGGCAATTGTGGTTTCCGTGCAAGACGCTTTTATTGGCAGTGTCCTGGTTGTAATCATTGGGAGGCTTATTCCCCAAGGCGTAGTGAAGGTTCTGTGTCTAGCGGCCCATCGATGTAG
- the rpsA gene encoding 30S ribosomal protein S1, with product MSESFAELFEESLTRSNMKTGQVISAEVLRIDHNFVVVNAGLKSEAFIPVEEFHNDAGEIEVAPGDFVSVAIDALENGYGDTILSRDKAKRLASWMNLEKALEQAEIVTGTVTGKVKGGLTVMVNGIRAFLPGSLVDTRPIKDTSPYEGKTMEFKVIKLDRKRNNVVLSRRAVVEASQGEERAKLMSNLKEGSVVQGIVKNITDYGAFVDLGGIDGLLHITDLAWRRVRHPSEMLTVGQEVTAKILKFDQEKNRVSLGVKQLGDDPWVGIARRYPPNTRLFGKVTNLTDYGAFVEIESGIEGLVHVSEMDWTNKNVAPSKATALGTEVEVMVLDIDEDKRRISLGIKQCKANPWEEFSRGQQKGDKLTGAIKSITDFGVFIGLPGGIDGLVHLSDLSWNEPGEEAVKRFKKGDEVEATVLAIDVEKERISLGIKQLSGDPFNNYTSVSDKGSLVTGTVKAVDAKGATIHLADEVEAYLRASEISTDRVEDARNVLKEGDSVTAMIINIDRKSRVINLSIKAKDSSDQQDAMSKLQGDAQSGTTNLGALLKAKMDNQG from the coding sequence ATGTCTGAATCATTTGCAGAACTATTTGAAGAATCATTAACCCGATCGAATATGAAGACCGGCCAAGTTATTTCGGCTGAAGTCCTTCGCATCGACCATAACTTCGTCGTTGTTAACGCTGGATTGAAATCCGAAGCGTTTATTCCTGTTGAAGAATTCCATAACGACGCTGGCGAGATTGAAGTAGCTCCCGGTGATTTCGTTTCTGTTGCTATTGACGCTCTTGAGAACGGCTATGGCGACACAATCCTTTCCCGTGACAAAGCAAAACGCTTGGCATCATGGATGAATTTGGAAAAAGCGCTTGAGCAAGCTGAAATCGTTACTGGTACTGTTACCGGTAAGGTTAAAGGCGGCTTGACAGTGATGGTGAACGGTATCCGCGCATTCTTGCCTGGATCACTCGTTGATACACGCCCAATCAAAGACACCAGCCCTTACGAAGGTAAGACGATGGAGTTTAAGGTTATCAAGCTTGACCGCAAGCGTAACAACGTCGTGTTATCACGTCGTGCAGTGGTTGAAGCTAGCCAAGGTGAAGAGCGCGCGAAGTTGATGTCTAACCTCAAAGAAGGTAGCGTTGTTCAAGGTATCGTTAAGAACATCACTGACTACGGCGCGTTCGTGGATCTCGGTGGTATCGATGGTCTCTTGCACATTACCGATTTGGCATGGCGTCGCGTGCGTCACCCAAGCGAGATGTTGACTGTTGGTCAAGAAGTGACTGCGAAGATTTTGAAGTTCGATCAAGAGAAGAATCGTGTTTCACTCGGTGTGAAACAGCTTGGTGATGATCCATGGGTCGGTATCGCTCGTCGTTACCCACCAAACACCCGTTTATTCGGCAAAGTAACCAACTTGACTGACTACGGTGCATTCGTAGAAATCGAATCCGGTATCGAAGGTTTGGTACACGTTTCTGAAATGGATTGGACTAATAAGAACGTTGCTCCAAGTAAAGCCACTGCATTAGGAACCGAAGTTGAAGTGATGGTTCTGGATATTGATGAAGACAAGCGTCGTATCAGCTTGGGCATCAAGCAGTGCAAAGCAAATCCATGGGAAGAGTTCTCACGTGGCCAACAAAAAGGCGACAAGCTGACTGGCGCAATTAAGTCTATTACTGACTTTGGCGTGTTCATTGGTTTGCCTGGCGGCATCGACGGTTTAGTTCACCTCTCAGACCTTTCATGGAATGAGCCAGGCGAAGAAGCGGTTAAGAGATTCAAAAAGGGCGACGAAGTTGAAGCCACTGTATTGGCCATTGATGTTGAGAAAGAGCGTATCTCTCTCGGTATTAAGCAATTGTCTGGTGATCCGTTCAATAACTACACATCTGTTAGCGACAAGGGTAGCCTTGTAACTGGAACTGTGAAAGCGGTTGATGCAAAAGGTGCAACCATTCACTTGGCAGATGAAGTTGAAGCTTATTTACGTGCTTCTGAGATCTCAACTGATCGCGTTGAAGATGCACGCAATGTATTGAAAGAAGGCGACAGCGTTACTGCAATGATCATTAATATTGATCGTAAGTCACGCGTCATTAATCTCTCAATCAAAGCTAAAGACAGCTCTGATCAACAAGATGCTATGAGCAAGCTCCAAGGTGATGCGCAGTCTGGCACAACCAACTTGGGTGCTTTGTTAAAAGCGAAGATGGACAATCAAGGCTAA
- the cmk gene encoding (d)CMP kinase, which produces MNLPPVIAIDGPTASGKGTVASLVAEKLGFHYLDSGALYRLVALGSQKAAIDPKNGLELGILAKNLVISFKNGQILLNSENVTEAIRAESIGLRASAIAVHPEVRQALVGVQHGFRVFPGLVADGRDMASVIFPDAALKVFLTATAKARAERRYKQLIAKGIPAKLEYLLQDLQERDARDSSRGTAPLLLADGAKLLDTSELSVDQAVKTVLDWYQSKVASFLGG; this is translated from the coding sequence ATGAATTTGCCCCCAGTCATTGCCATTGATGGACCTACCGCCTCCGGCAAAGGAACAGTTGCTTCTTTGGTGGCCGAAAAGCTGGGTTTTCATTACTTGGATAGTGGGGCTCTCTACCGCTTAGTTGCCTTGGGAAGTCAAAAAGCAGCCATTGATCCCAAAAATGGCTTAGAACTGGGTATTTTGGCCAAAAACCTGGTGATTTCCTTCAAAAATGGCCAAATTCTGCTCAATTCTGAAAACGTCACTGAAGCGATCCGAGCCGAAAGTATTGGCCTGCGCGCCTCTGCAATAGCGGTTCATCCGGAGGTTCGGCAGGCTTTGGTGGGAGTTCAACATGGTTTTAGGGTTTTTCCAGGCCTTGTTGCTGATGGAAGAGACATGGCTAGCGTGATATTTCCGGATGCGGCGCTCAAGGTTTTTTTGACGGCAACAGCCAAGGCGAGAGCAGAACGTCGGTATAAGCAATTGATAGCTAAGGGAATTCCTGCTAAACTTGAGTACTTGCTACAAGATTTGCAGGAGCGTGATGCCAGGGATAGTAGTCGAGGCACTGCGCCCTTGTTACTTGCAGACGGCGCCAAATTGCTAGATACATCGGAATTATCGGTAGATCAAGCAGTTAAGACGGTTTTAGATTGGTATCAATCAAAAGTGGCTTCGTTTTTAGGTGGGTAG
- the aroA gene encoding 3-phosphoshikimate 1-carboxyvinyltransferase, translated as MPDIKVGPFKQAQGSIVLPGSKSISNRVLLLAALSSGTTTLKNLLDADDTQVMRNALRQLGLRVTDQTGNVCVVEGCGGKFPVLDADLFMGNAGTAIRPLTAALAMQGGNYRLSGVPRMHERPIRDLVDGLRQVGAEIDYELQEGYPPIKIVAANIEINDVVKVRGDVSSQFLTALLMALPLVAKDPVKIEVIGELISRPYIDITLKLMARFGVKVACPDVQSFVIPAKTTDAVYQSPGVLSVEGDASSASYFLALGAIGGGPVRVLGVGSESIQGDVAFADALALMGAKIASGEDWIEVAGVKSANGKLNGITIDCTEIPDAAMTLAVAALFAEGPTRLNNIASWRVKETDRIAAMAKELKKVGAIVEEGTDYIVVQAPPSLSDWQSPADGIDTYDDHRMAMCFSLAAFGPHALQINDPDCVAKTFPSYFAEFAKIVS; from the coding sequence TTGCCTGATATCAAAGTGGGCCCGTTCAAGCAAGCGCAAGGCTCGATTGTGTTGCCGGGATCAAAAAGTATTTCTAATCGCGTACTGTTATTAGCGGCACTTTCATCCGGTACGACTACTCTTAAAAATTTGCTTGATGCAGACGATACGCAGGTCATGCGTAATGCTTTGCGCCAGCTTGGCTTGCGGGTAACCGATCAAACTGGCAATGTCTGCGTGGTAGAGGGTTGTGGCGGTAAATTTCCTGTGCTGGATGCTGATCTCTTTATGGGTAATGCCGGTACGGCGATTCGTCCATTGACAGCAGCGCTTGCAATGCAGGGTGGTAACTACCGTCTATCTGGTGTACCGCGTATGCATGAGCGGCCCATTCGTGATCTGGTGGATGGGTTGCGTCAAGTGGGCGCAGAGATTGATTACGAATTACAGGAAGGCTATCCTCCGATCAAGATTGTTGCAGCGAATATTGAGATCAACGATGTAGTGAAGGTACGTGGCGATGTCTCTAGTCAATTCTTGACAGCCTTGTTGATGGCTTTGCCTTTAGTGGCAAAAGATCCGGTCAAGATTGAGGTGATTGGCGAGTTGATTTCTCGCCCCTATATCGACATTACACTGAAGTTAATGGCACGCTTTGGTGTGAAAGTTGCTTGCCCTGATGTGCAGTCATTTGTTATTCCTGCTAAAACTACTGATGCGGTGTATCAAAGTCCTGGCGTGTTATCAGTTGAGGGTGACGCATCCTCTGCATCCTATTTTTTAGCACTTGGCGCAATTGGTGGTGGTCCGGTCCGTGTTCTTGGTGTTGGCAGCGAGAGCATTCAGGGTGATGTAGCTTTTGCGGACGCATTGGCGCTCATGGGTGCAAAGATTGCTTCTGGTGAGGATTGGATTGAAGTTGCTGGCGTGAAGAGCGCCAATGGCAAGCTCAATGGTATTACGATCGATTGCACAGAGATTCCAGATGCAGCCATGACGCTGGCTGTTGCTGCCTTGTTTGCTGAGGGGCCAACCCGCTTGAACAATATTGCCAGTTGGCGCGTTAAAGAGACGGACCGTATTGCTGCAATGGCTAAAGAGTTAAAAAAAGTAGGCGCTATTGTTGAAGAGGGTACTGATTACATCGTAGTGCAAGCGCCCCCATCTCTTTCCGACTGGCAGTCTCCTGCCGATGGCATTGACACTTACGATGACCACCGCATGGCGATGTGTTTCTCATTAGCCGCTTTTGGTCCTCATGCCCTACAGATCAATGATCCTGACTGTGTAGCCAAAACTTTCCCAAGCTACTTTGCGGAATTTGCAAAGATCGTTTCCTAA